A window of Sulfobacillus thermosulfidooxidans contains these coding sequences:
- the moaA gene encoding GTP 3',8-cyclase MoaA, protein MPTVTDQHTRPLRDLRLSVTDRCNFRCIYCMPKEVFGAKFHFLPKHDLLTFDELTRTVRVFSQLGVKKVRITGGEPLLRQDLDVLIRQLSEVPGIEDIAMTTNGYFLDRGRAERLRQAGLKRVTISLDALTDEIFKAVNDVGVPVGKILSAIDAAIFAGLGPVKVNMVVKRDVNDQQIIPMARHFRHSRVVLRFIEYMDVGNTNGWRLDDVVPASEILTILQQEWPLEPLAPNHPGEVARRFRYQDGGGEIGIIASVTQPFCHHCSRIRLSPEGRLYTCLFGSEGFDLRHLLREEGVDDAQILGAIQALWHRRTDQYSLLRSQATSSAPKVEMSHIGG, encoded by the coding sequence ATGCCAACGGTAACTGACCAACATACACGTCCCCTGCGCGATCTCCGCTTGTCCGTGACGGACCGCTGCAATTTTCGCTGCATTTATTGCATGCCGAAAGAAGTCTTTGGGGCCAAATTTCATTTTTTGCCTAAGCATGATTTACTGACATTTGATGAATTAACGCGCACAGTTAGGGTTTTTTCTCAGTTAGGTGTGAAAAAAGTGCGTATCACCGGTGGAGAACCGCTATTACGCCAAGACTTGGATGTGTTAATTCGGCAATTAAGTGAGGTCCCGGGCATTGAAGACATTGCCATGACCACAAATGGCTACTTTTTGGACCGAGGACGCGCCGAGCGCCTTCGGCAAGCGGGCCTTAAACGTGTAACCATCAGTCTCGATGCCCTAACTGATGAGATTTTCAAGGCCGTCAATGATGTTGGTGTACCTGTCGGAAAAATACTTTCCGCTATTGATGCCGCCATTTTTGCTGGTCTTGGACCGGTTAAAGTCAACATGGTTGTGAAACGCGATGTTAATGATCAACAAATCATCCCCATGGCACGCCATTTCCGCCATAGTAGAGTCGTTTTACGATTCATTGAATATATGGATGTAGGTAACACGAACGGATGGCGATTAGATGATGTGGTACCGGCATCAGAAATTCTGACTATCCTCCAACAAGAATGGCCGTTAGAACCATTAGCCCCAAATCACCCCGGGGAAGTCGCACGGCGCTTCCGCTATCAAGATGGCGGGGGTGAAATCGGTATCATCGCATCCGTGACCCAGCCCTTCTGCCATCATTGTTCTCGCATTCGCCTTTCTCCTGAAGGCCGTCTCTATACCTGTTTATTTGGATCTGAGGGGTTCGATTTGCGCCATCTTTTACGAGAAGAGGGAGTGGATGATGCCCAGATTCTCGGCGCCATACAAGCGTTGTGGCATCGGCGTACCGATCAATATTCGCTACTGCGATCTCAGGCCACGTCATCCGCGCCAAAAGTGGAGATGTCGCATATCGGCGGATAA
- the asnB gene encoding asparagine synthase (glutamine-hydrolyzing), with protein MCGIAGWIDWQQDIRAHQSSLDAMVQPLTCRGPDGSGTWVTEHAAMGHRRLVVIDPEGGMQPMSRREGRRVYTIVYNGELYNYRELRQELISLGYSFASQSDTEVLLTAYIAWGHESLSRLNGIFAFAIWDAAEQTLFVARDRLGVKPLFYAPLRQGILFGSEIKAILAHPEMPHRVSREGLAEVFALGPARTPGHGVFEGVYELRPGEYLQYKRGRISTHRYWQLVSHEHPDDVFTTRQTIRDLLEDTVKRQLIADVPVVTLLSGGLDSSAVTALAVKAFNDENRGPLKTFSIDFVDMEKHFKPTAFQTNLDAPWVNRVSEYLGTIHSRIVLDTPELVDNLVASLHARDLPGMADVDTSLLVFARAIKQQATVGLSGEAADEIFGGYPWFHHRDAIEAHTFPWARRLQDRVSILSNEFVRYIRPFEYVQQRYQEALDEVPRLAGESRSAARIREISYLTLTRFLPTLLDRKDRMTMAVGLEVRVPFCDHRLVEYVWNIPWSMKTQGEHRKVILRQAMEGILPDDVLWRQKSPYPSTPNPSYFARMREQLTEILGDRGSALHQIVDVNRVKELMNQGPMAEQIPWFGQLMGNAQLFAFLIQAHYWFADYHIELG; from the coding sequence ATGTGCGGGATTGCAGGATGGATTGACTGGCAGCAAGATATCCGAGCTCACCAGTCTTCTTTAGATGCCATGGTTCAGCCGCTAACATGCCGGGGACCAGACGGCAGCGGCACCTGGGTGACGGAACATGCCGCGATGGGACACCGGCGCCTTGTCGTCATTGATCCCGAAGGCGGTATGCAACCAATGTCCCGCCGAGAAGGTCGCCGGGTTTATACAATCGTTTACAATGGCGAATTATATAATTACCGCGAACTCAGACAGGAACTCATCAGCTTGGGATATTCCTTCGCCAGTCAATCCGATACCGAGGTGCTCTTAACAGCCTATATTGCATGGGGACACGAATCATTAAGCCGTCTCAACGGTATTTTTGCCTTTGCAATATGGGATGCAGCGGAACAAACTCTCTTTGTGGCGCGAGATCGTCTGGGTGTTAAACCCTTGTTTTATGCCCCACTGCGCCAGGGCATCCTTTTTGGATCCGAAATTAAAGCTATTTTGGCTCATCCTGAAATGCCGCATCGGGTCAGTCGCGAAGGACTCGCTGAAGTTTTTGCGCTAGGTCCTGCCAGAACCCCGGGCCATGGAGTTTTTGAAGGCGTCTATGAACTGCGGCCAGGAGAATATCTTCAGTATAAACGGGGCCGTATTTCTACTCACCGCTATTGGCAACTCGTGTCCCATGAACATCCTGACGATGTGTTTACCACACGACAAACCATTCGCGATTTGTTAGAAGATACGGTTAAGCGGCAGTTAATTGCTGACGTGCCGGTTGTCACCTTGTTATCCGGTGGATTAGATTCCAGTGCCGTCACCGCCTTAGCGGTAAAAGCCTTTAACGATGAAAACCGTGGTCCGCTAAAAACTTTTTCTATCGACTTTGTCGATATGGAAAAACATTTTAAACCGACAGCATTCCAAACCAATCTTGATGCACCATGGGTCAATCGCGTATCAGAATATCTCGGCACCATCCATTCCCGAATTGTATTGGATACGCCTGAGCTTGTAGACAATCTCGTTGCCTCGTTGCACGCCCGAGATCTTCCCGGTATGGCAGACGTTGACACATCGTTGTTAGTGTTTGCCCGCGCCATCAAACAGCAAGCGACCGTCGGGCTTTCGGGCGAAGCTGCAGATGAAATATTCGGGGGTTACCCATGGTTTCACCATCGGGATGCCATCGAGGCACACACCTTTCCTTGGGCCCGCCGCTTGCAAGACCGGGTAAGTATTTTATCCAACGAATTCGTCCGTTATATTCGGCCGTTCGAATACGTCCAGCAGCGCTATCAAGAAGCGTTGGACGAAGTGCCTCGGTTGGCGGGTGAATCGCGTAGCGCCGCTCGCATACGCGAAATCAGCTATTTGACGCTGACGCGCTTTTTGCCTACGCTTTTGGACCGCAAAGACCGGATGACCATGGCCGTCGGGCTGGAAGTACGCGTCCCTTTTTGTGACCACCGACTTGTCGAATACGTATGGAATATTCCGTGGTCCATGAAAACACAAGGCGAACACCGCAAGGTTATATTACGGCAGGCCATGGAAGGGATTCTACCCGATGATGTTTTGTGGCGTCAAAAAAGCCCTTATCCTTCCACGCCAAACCCCTCCTATTTCGCAAGGATGAGGGAACAACTGACAGAAATTTTAGGTGACCGAGGTTCTGCCCTCCATCAAATCGTTGACGTCAACCGTGTCAAGGAATTGATGAACCAAGGACCTATGGCCGAGCAAATTCCGTGGTTTGGCCAATTAATGGGCAACGCTCAATTATTCGCATTCTTAATTCAAGCCCATTATTGGTTTGCTGATTACCACATCGAGCTTGGATAA
- the dapA gene encoding 4-hydroxy-tetrahydrodipicolinate synthase, giving the protein MQLPRIFTAMITPFNDAGQLDYDEAGRLATWLVEHGSGGLILSGTTGESPALTDRERMNLLRAVREHVGDDVPLWMGTGTNNTVHSRELSWEAAENGADGVLLVCPYYNKPPQEGLIRHFVEIATGLPVPVMLYNIPGRTGVNLLPATVRTITQECDNVVAIKEAAGSLPQMQELINLVSPQIRVYSGDDAMYFTALTLGAYGVVSVASHLVGDELVTMTESLLQGNLEQARQINTTLMPIFHELFRYTNPISVKWAMNYLGFHAGDVRLPLVTPRHEQAFEMLRQLIDQLVPERMWPRAS; this is encoded by the coding sequence ATGCAATTACCCCGTATTTTTACTGCGATGATCACCCCTTTTAACGATGCTGGTCAATTGGATTACGATGAAGCAGGGCGATTAGCTACATGGCTTGTGGAACATGGTAGTGGCGGTCTTATTCTTTCTGGCACCACCGGCGAATCCCCGGCCTTGACGGACCGGGAACGGATGAATTTGTTGCGGGCAGTGCGCGAGCATGTGGGCGATGATGTTCCGTTGTGGATGGGAACCGGGACGAATAATACGGTACACAGCCGTGAACTGTCATGGGAAGCTGCAGAAAATGGCGCCGACGGTGTTTTGCTCGTTTGTCCCTATTACAATAAACCCCCGCAAGAAGGCCTGATTCGCCATTTTGTTGAGATTGCTACGGGATTACCCGTTCCTGTTATGCTCTACAATATTCCTGGGCGAACTGGCGTGAATCTTCTTCCCGCTACGGTGCGAACTATTACCCAAGAATGTGATAATGTTGTGGCGATTAAAGAGGCTGCAGGCTCTTTGCCGCAAATGCAAGAACTCATTAATCTGGTTTCGCCGCAAATCCGGGTCTATTCGGGCGACGATGCCATGTATTTTACGGCGTTGACCTTAGGTGCCTATGGCGTGGTCAGTGTGGCATCACACTTGGTAGGCGATGAGCTGGTGACGATGACCGAGAGCCTATTACAAGGAAATTTAGAGCAGGCTCGCCAAATCAATACGACACTCATGCCAATATTCCATGAACTGTTTCGTTATACGAACCCGATTAGCGTGAAATGGGCGATGAACTATCTTGGATTTCATGCGGGCGATGTGCGGTTACCACTTGTGACCCCACGCCATGAGCAAGCTTTTGAAATGCTGCGGCAGTTGATTGACCAGTTGGTCCCAGAGCGGATGTGGCCCCGGGCTAGTTAA
- a CDS encoding LL-diaminopimelate aminotransferase encodes MQRASRMNKIPPYLFLELDKLIARQRELGRDVISLGIGDPDQPTASVAVEALKRAVDNPETHRYPNYLGSLDFRMSMAHWYRNRFGVELDPSSEVLGLIGSKEGIAHLIWAMAEPGDIVLVPDPAYPVYYTQTILAGAEPYALPLTAERQFLPDLSAIPENVWARAKMLWLNYPNNPTGAIATREFYEEAVQLCLKHDVLLCSDGAYLDIGFDGYQAPSILEIPGAKDIAIEFYSLSKPFNMTGWRIAAAVGNPLAIEALGTLKSNLDSGPFTAIQDAAIATLDSNPIPFIQSMNALYQERRDLAVKALNNMGIPITPPRSTFYLWFPAPFGMSSQEATNYFVQYADVVLTPGEAYGEHGRGWMRISLTIETARLQEGLDRMARALRDHPPV; translated from the coding sequence ATGCAACGGGCATCCAGAATGAACAAAATTCCCCCGTATTTATTCTTAGAACTCGATAAATTAATAGCCAGACAACGCGAGTTGGGACGGGATGTCATTTCTCTCGGTATTGGAGATCCCGACCAACCCACAGCATCTGTTGCTGTCGAAGCGTTGAAACGAGCGGTTGATAATCCCGAAACTCATCGCTATCCCAATTACCTGGGAAGCCTTGATTTCCGGATGTCCATGGCTCATTGGTATCGTAACCGCTTTGGGGTGGAACTTGACCCCAGCTCAGAGGTTCTCGGACTGATCGGATCCAAAGAAGGAATTGCGCATTTGATATGGGCTATGGCTGAGCCGGGCGATATCGTCCTTGTCCCCGACCCGGCATATCCAGTCTACTATACCCAAACGATTTTGGCTGGTGCCGAGCCTTATGCTCTTCCCCTCACCGCCGAACGTCAGTTTTTGCCAGATTTATCTGCCATTCCCGAAAACGTTTGGGCTCGAGCCAAAATGCTGTGGCTGAATTACCCTAATAACCCCACCGGTGCCATTGCCACCCGCGAGTTTTATGAAGAAGCCGTACAATTGTGTTTGAAACATGATGTTCTTTTGTGCAGCGACGGCGCTTATCTCGATATCGGCTTTGATGGATATCAAGCTCCCTCCATTTTAGAGATTCCCGGAGCCAAGGACATTGCGATTGAATTTTATTCCTTATCCAAGCCCTTTAACATGACTGGTTGGCGCATTGCCGCGGCGGTGGGCAATCCCCTGGCTATTGAGGCCTTGGGAACGCTCAAGAGTAACCTCGACTCCGGTCCTTTTACCGCCATCCAGGATGCTGCTATTGCAACTCTTGATTCGAATCCTATTCCTTTTATCCAATCCATGAACGCTTTATATCAAGAGCGCCGGGATTTGGCCGTCAAAGCCCTAAATAATATGGGAATTCCCATTACACCCCCCAGGTCCACATTCTATTTATGGTTTCCCGCTCCCTTTGGCATGAGTTCACAAGAGGCGACCAATTATTTCGTTCAGTATGCGGATGTAGTACTCACCCCGGGAGAAGCTTATGGCGAACACGGGCGCGGCTGGATGCGCATTTCCTTGACGATCGAGACGGCTCGGCTTCAAGAAGGGCTAGATCGCATGGCACGTGCGTTACGCGATCATCCTCCTGTATAA
- a CDS encoding DUF4149 domain-containing protein, giving the protein MTVMVGRFLWRIGSGIWLGTIIFFSLVVAPAIFLELPMVDAGRLLVRIFPAYYGIGLWGGGLALIGSLLAAWYASSRKNWLLFVEALLAWVLVVYANRLLGIMNHLNSASSRFAHLHGESVMINTVIGILLIVGFILETWIIRD; this is encoded by the coding sequence ATGACCGTCATGGTAGGGCGGTTTTTATGGAGAATCGGAAGCGGGATATGGTTAGGGACTATTATTTTTTTCTCGTTAGTGGTGGCCCCGGCCATTTTTTTAGAATTGCCCATGGTCGATGCCGGACGTTTATTGGTTCGCATCTTTCCCGCATATTACGGCATCGGTTTGTGGGGAGGAGGTTTGGCGCTCATTGGTTCGCTGTTAGCGGCGTGGTATGCCTCAAGCCGTAAGAACTGGCTACTATTTGTTGAAGCGTTGTTAGCGTGGGTATTAGTGGTATACGCTAACCGGCTTTTAGGAATTATGAATCATTTAAACAGTGCATCGAGCCGGTTTGCCCATCTTCATGGCGAATCCGTGATGATTAATACGGTGATCGGCATTTTACTGATTGTCGGCTTTATTCTTGAAACGTGGATCATTCGCGACTAA
- a CDS encoding lipoate--protein ligase family protein: MKILPDARFITITAANNPETFYLSPVLAEVLGRWSAKTESWGILIREHNPYLLLGPKDKRLPFLDDALNWAQSQGYPVYMRVGGGSAVLLDRTCLSFAVSRPCRDLTVWEQNFRDMTIPIIDGLRMLGILTQFGRAEGSYCEGPYDLVTRDGRKIAGIAQAIRGGSALVSGMILVQQDPVATTQFIQEFYYRAGSQQILKPEVVTALNHHPGLSEITTQDVHDALIAGFEQHYHLIPEPFSSEEWEEARELNALRCLRGDPIPEPSGRPG; this comes from the coding sequence GTGAAGATATTGCCAGATGCTCGCTTCATTACCATTACAGCTGCCAACAATCCTGAAACCTTTTACTTATCACCCGTGTTAGCGGAAGTGCTCGGTCGTTGGTCGGCGAAAACAGAGTCATGGGGCATTTTAATTCGTGAACACAATCCCTATCTCTTGTTAGGTCCCAAAGATAAGCGACTACCATTTCTGGACGACGCCCTGAACTGGGCGCAAAGTCAAGGCTATCCCGTTTATATGCGTGTCGGAGGTGGTTCCGCCGTCCTTTTGGATCGTACGTGCTTGAGTTTCGCCGTATCCCGCCCTTGCCGGGATTTGACCGTATGGGAACAAAATTTTCGGGATATGACCATTCCCATTATCGATGGATTGCGTATGCTGGGTATTCTCACCCAATTTGGACGGGCCGAAGGCTCCTATTGCGAAGGCCCCTATGATCTGGTTACTCGTGACGGCCGAAAAATTGCCGGCATTGCGCAAGCCATTCGGGGAGGATCCGCACTCGTCTCTGGCATGATCTTAGTGCAGCAAGACCCTGTGGCTACAACCCAGTTCATTCAAGAATTTTATTACCGGGCAGGAAGCCAACAGATATTGAAACCCGAAGTCGTCACGGCTCTGAATCATCATCCGGGATTATCAGAAATCACGACTCAGGATGTGCATGACGCCTTAATTGCCGGTTTTGAACAACATTATCATCTTATTCCCGAGCCCTTTTCTTCCGAGGAATGGGAAGAAGCTCGGGAGTTAAATGCGCTACGTTGCCTGCGCGGCGATCCTATTCCCGAACCCTCAGGACGACCGGGATAA
- a CDS encoding peptidylprolyl isomerase, which translates to MMHATIETDKGTMVLELYPNEAPGTVANFAKLARSGFYDGLTFHRVIPNFVIQGGDPNGDGTGGPGYTIKCETEGNPHKHLRGSLSMAHRGRDTGGSQFFICHSPQPHLDGVHTVFGRVIEGFDVLDSIRQGDHMTRVTIQED; encoded by the coding sequence ATGATGCACGCAACAATTGAAACAGATAAAGGTACGATGGTCTTGGAACTCTATCCCAATGAGGCACCTGGTACGGTCGCAAACTTTGCGAAACTCGCCCGTTCAGGATTTTATGATGGTCTCACCTTTCATCGGGTCATTCCTAATTTTGTCATCCAAGGCGGCGATCCCAATGGAGATGGTACCGGAGGACCGGGATATACCATTAAATGTGAAACAGAAGGAAATCCTCACAAACACTTACGGGGATCATTATCGATGGCCCACCGCGGCCGGGACACCGGTGGTAGCCAATTCTTTATTTGTCACAGTCCCCAACCCCATCTCGATGGCGTCCACACCGTATTTGGCCGCGTCATCGAAGGCTTTGATGTATTAGACAGTATTCGCCAGGGTGACCACATGACCCGAGTGACTATTCAAGAAGATTAA
- a CDS encoding alpha/beta hydrolase family protein — MTIKPEDLMALKTWGQAVTAPDGRIFFVESQINKQTNSVEHRIMQIEHNGSSWTSARPFTHGPTDTLPQISPDGHYLAFLSRRSGSNQVWIMPLKGGEARQLTQIKGGIKDFTWHPHGQKVVVIAHLFRGLIENEKSGDHSSPGLQSDDGLAYRFTRDVKIITKQYYKFDGSGFLGDFIDTAVSVDISTNTVQVMTPGLEDVFNPVFSHDGATLFYLQRPKMSADANPQIREIFSYTGLMSQQLTHLGLAISRVIVHPNGKTLVFTASDPQDLGYGNEKLWLYDLETDQAKCLSDELDRPVGDHTLTDVAGLPLDKPVVSRDGEWVFMSLSDQGRVNLWKFSLTGQKSPKAITQNAWTVYSYASHPSGLVVLASNPLCPSTLLIMDEDGTFVSEPHNVPLPWTDDELAMPVAYQATSRDGTKVDAWILFPSLPKKNVPMILQVHGGPMAMYGYRFMFEMQFLRSLGYAVIYGNPRGSLGYGHDFCRAIIGHWGDKDYADVMAILDDALQGPGQERCDHQNIGIIGGSYGGFMVNWAIAHTDRFRCAVSMRSVVNRFSAMGTSDLGWLRVAQYGTKPWWEDPEPYWQQSPLRYASSIHTPLLIEHQMNDYRLPLEQGEQLYHALKYLGRDVKMILYPNESHGMTRNGEPWHRVFRLQQIAIWFAAYLQQ, encoded by the coding sequence ATGACTATAAAACCGGAAGACCTCATGGCTTTAAAAACTTGGGGACAAGCCGTTACCGCCCCAGATGGCCGGATCTTTTTTGTTGAATCTCAGATAAATAAACAAACCAATTCGGTAGAACATCGGATAATGCAAATAGAGCACAACGGATCCTCGTGGACTTCCGCTCGACCTTTTACCCATGGACCCACCGATACCCTACCTCAAATCTCTCCTGATGGACATTATTTGGCTTTTTTATCGCGCCGGTCGGGCAGCAATCAAGTATGGATTATGCCTCTAAAGGGAGGAGAAGCACGCCAGCTTACGCAGATTAAAGGAGGCATTAAGGATTTTACTTGGCATCCTCATGGGCAAAAAGTCGTGGTGATAGCCCATTTGTTTCGGGGTCTGATTGAAAATGAAAAATCAGGGGATCACTCAAGTCCTGGCTTACAATCGGATGACGGATTGGCCTATCGCTTTACGCGTGATGTCAAAATTATTACCAAACAATATTATAAATTCGACGGTTCGGGATTTTTAGGGGACTTTATTGATACCGCCGTCAGTGTGGATATATCAACAAACACCGTCCAGGTCATGACACCTGGGCTTGAAGATGTCTTTAATCCCGTGTTTTCTCACGATGGCGCGACGTTATTTTATCTACAGCGGCCAAAAATGAGTGCCGATGCCAATCCCCAAATTCGTGAAATTTTTTCTTATACTGGGCTAATGAGTCAGCAATTGACCCATTTAGGGTTGGCCATAAGTCGGGTGATTGTCCATCCCAATGGGAAAACCCTGGTGTTTACCGCAAGTGATCCGCAGGATTTAGGATACGGTAATGAAAAGCTTTGGTTATATGATCTTGAAACCGATCAAGCGAAATGTTTATCGGACGAATTAGACCGACCCGTCGGGGATCACACGTTAACCGATGTTGCGGGACTGCCGTTAGATAAACCTGTCGTGAGTCGGGATGGTGAGTGGGTATTTATGTCTTTAAGTGACCAGGGACGGGTGAATCTCTGGAAGTTTTCCTTAACAGGCCAAAAATCTCCTAAGGCTATTACGCAGAATGCCTGGACGGTTTATAGTTATGCATCCCATCCTTCGGGACTCGTTGTCCTTGCATCGAATCCCTTATGTCCCTCAACTCTCCTGATCATGGACGAAGATGGCACCTTTGTTTCAGAACCGCATAACGTGCCGCTCCCTTGGACGGACGATGAGCTAGCCATGCCGGTCGCGTATCAAGCTACAAGCAGGGACGGCACAAAAGTCGATGCCTGGATTTTGTTCCCGTCATTACCTAAGAAAAATGTTCCCATGATCCTTCAAGTCCATGGAGGGCCTATGGCTATGTATGGTTACCGATTCATGTTTGAAATGCAATTTTTACGCTCGCTTGGATATGCAGTCATTTATGGCAATCCTCGGGGATCTTTGGGATATGGACATGATTTTTGCCGGGCGATCATTGGCCACTGGGGTGATAAAGATTATGCCGACGTGATGGCCATTCTCGATGATGCATTACAAGGCCCAGGCCAAGAGCGTTGTGACCACCAAAATATCGGAATTATCGGGGGAAGCTACGGGGGTTTCATGGTTAACTGGGCTATTGCGCATACCGACCGCTTTCGTTGTGCCGTGAGTATGCGATCGGTCGTAAACCGTTTTAGTGCCATGGGGACGAGTGATTTAGGGTGGTTACGAGTTGCGCAATATGGCACGAAACCATGGTGGGAAGATCCAGAGCCCTATTGGCAACAATCGCCCTTACGGTATGCATCATCGATTCATACACCACTTTTGATTGAACACCAAATGAACGATTATCGTTTGCCCTTAGAGCAAGGGGAACAATTATATCATGCGTTAAAGTACTTGGGGCGCGACGTCAAAATGATTCTTTACCCAAACGAATCGCATGGCATGACACGAAATGGAGAGCCGTGGCACCGGGTATTTCGCCTTCAACAAATTGCTATCTGGTTTGCGGCCTATCTGCAGCAGTAA